The Synechocystis sp. PCC 6714 genome includes the window TCTTTTAAATATTTAGAACCAGATTCCTACCGCAAAATTCAATCCCTAGTGGTGGAAAAACGCGGCGATCGGGAATCCCGTCTGGAAACTGTTAAAGATATGTTGCGTTTTCGCCTACGGGATGAGGGCATTGACCATTTTGAACTCCAGGGCCGTCCCAAACACCTCTATGGCATTTACTACAAAATGACCAGTCAGAATAAGGCCTTTGAGGAAATTTACGACATTGCTGCCCTACGGATCATTGTAGAAAGCAAAGGGGAATGCTATCGAGCCTTATCCGTAGTTCATGATGTATTTAAACCCATTCCGGGGCGCTTTAAAGACTACATTGGCTTGCCGAAACCCAACCGCTATCAATCTCTCCACACCACCGTTCTAGGCCTCACTAGCCGTCCTCTGGAAATTCAGATTCGCACTGAAGAAATGCACCATGTGGCGGAGTACGGGATTGCAGCCCACTGGAAATATAAGGAAAGTGGCGGTTCTGAAAATACTACCCTTAGTTCCACCGACGAGAAATTTACTTGGTTGCGGCAACTGTTGGACTGGCAAAGTGACCTCAAAGATGCCCAAGAATATGTGGAGAATCTTAAACAGAATCTTTTCGACGATGACGTTTACGTGTTCACCCCCAAGGGTGAAGTGATTTCCCTGGCCCGGGGGGCAACGCCGGTGGATTTTGCCTATCGTATCCACACCGAAGTGGGCCATCACATGAAAGGTGCTCGGGTTAACGGTCAATGGTTAGGGGTTGATACTAGGCTGAAAAATGGCGACATTGTGGAAATTGTCACCCAAAAGAATTCCCACCCCAGTTTAGATTGGCTTAATTTTGTTGTTACCCCCAGTGCCCGCCACCGCATTCGCCAGTGGTTTAAGCGTTCCCGGCGGGATGAAAATATTCTCCGGGGTCGGGAGTTGCTAGAAAAGGAATTGGGCAAAACGGGTTTGGAAGCTCTGCTCAAATCGGAACCGATGCAGAAGACAGCGGAACGTTGTAATTATCAAACTGTGGAGGATTTACTGGCGGGTCTGGGCTATGGGGAAATCACTTCCAATGCGGTGGTTAACCGTCTGCGGGAAAACAATGTCAATAACGTCAAAAATAGTCAACCTAGCCAGGAAGTCACCCTAGCCAGTTCCCCCCAAGTCCATCCCACTACTCCCCCCGCCACCGGCAAAGATAATTCCCCGATCGCCGGCATTGAAGGTTTGCTCTATCACATTGCTGGTTGTTGTCATCCTTTGCCAGGGGAGCCGATTATGGGGGTAGTGACCAGGGGGGCCAGAGGTATTTCCATCCATCGCCAAGGTTGCCATAATCTCGAACAAATGGACGGCGATCGCCTAATTCCAGTGCGGTGGAATCCCAACAATAATAATCACCAAACCTATCCAGTGGACATTGTCATTGAAGCCATTGACCGGGTGGGGGTGCTGAAGGATATTCTTTCTCGCCTCAGCGATAACCACATTAACGTCCGCAACGCCGAAGTGAAAACCCATCTGGGACGGCCTGCCATTATTAGCCTCAAAATTGATATTCGGGATTATCAACAACTGCTGGGTATCATGGCCAAAATTAAGAACATGAGCGATGTTATGGATCTCCGTCGGGTTATTTCCGGTTAGGTTCGGGTTTGTGGAAAAAATTGCCTAGAGAATTGATACGATATTTAGTATTTCCTTTCAATTTATTGACTGGGGCATCCTCAAGAATCCTAATTAAAGCTTTTTGGCAAAGTTTTAGTTTGCCCCCTAAATCGACCCACTAAAGCTCTGGTAATATAGTCAATCAAAGTAAGATTGAGATGACTAAAGTCTTTCCCAAAGACGCTTTTAGCCCTGGTCAGTGTCTTACTTTCAATTAAATTAACTATACTAGGGGACTTTTATCTGATTTCCCCCAAATTTGGGGGACTGGGACGTTGACAGTACTCTCCAAACAAAAAAATCTCCTAAAACTTAGGAGATCGAAAAAGTTTCGAGCAAAATTGGCTTTCCGAATGACCTAGGTGCCAGAAGCCCAGGAGTTGATATATTCCAACTGTTCTGGGGTGAGACTATCAATTTCAATACCCATGGCTTGGAGTTTCAAGCGAGCAATTTCTTGATCCACTTCCACAGGGATGGAGTGCATACCAGGTTCCAGTTGGCCTTTATTTTTAACCAAATGCTCACAGGCCAGGGCTTGGTTAGCAAAGCTCATATCCATTACCGCACTAGGGTGGCCTTCGGCGGCGGCCAAGTTGACCAAACGGCCTTCACCAATGACGATGATCGACTTGCCACTAGGCAGAATATACTGCTCAGTAAAGTTGCGGACTTCCTTAACTTCGGTGGCCTGTTCCTTGAGGGATTTGAGGTCAATTTCAATGTCAAAGTGACCGGAGTTGGAAACAATCGCCCCGTCTTTCATGACAGCAAAATGCTCAGGACGGATAACGTGTTTGTTGCCGGTGACGGTGATGAAAATATCCCCCTGTTTAGCGGCTTCGGCCATGGGCATCACTCGGAAACCATCCATGGCGGCTTCGATCGCCGGAACAGGGCTAATTTCGGTCACAATTACATCGGCTCCCATACCTTTGGCCCGCATGGCAACCCCTTTGCCACACCAGCCATAGCCCGCCACCACAATGGTTTTACCAGCTAGGAGAATATTAGTAGCCCGGATGATACCGTCCAGGGTGGATTGACCGGTGCCGTAACGGTTGTCATAGAAATGCTTGGTGTCCGCATCGTTAACGTTCATGGCAGGGAAGGTCAGTACCCCATCTTTGAACATGGCCCGCAGGCGCACAATGCCAGTGGTGGTTTCTTCGGTGGTGCCAATGATGTCGCTCAGTTGATGTTGCCGTTCCTGTACTAAGGTGGCTACTACGTCGCTACCGTCGTCGATGATGATGTTGGGACGGTGGTCTAGGGCAATTTGCACATGACGGTGATAGGTTTCGTTATCTTCCCCTTTAATGGCATAAACGGGAATACCGTAATCGGCTACCAAGCAAGCGGCCACGTCGTCTTGGGTGGACAGGGGATTACTGGCAATTAATAAAGAATCAGCTCCCCCGGCATGTAGGGCGATCGCCAAGTTAGCGGTTTCGGTAGTAACGTGACAGCAAGCCACCAAGCGGATACCGGCGAAGGGTTTTTCTTGGGCAAAGCGTTCCCGGATTTGTTTTAACACGGGCATTTCCCGGGCCGCCCATTCGATGCGCTGACGACCTTGGGGAGCAAGACTAATATCTTTAATATCGTATTTTTGTTTAACGGGCGTTGCTACCATACGGATCAATTCCTAGGGATTTTGCGTGAATGTGATATAACTTAACATTTATTTGCCCTTAGCTGACCACACAGCAAAGGCTCTGACCTAGGAAATGGAACTCATCTATTGATCGACGGGAAAACTAAACAGGGCAATTCATAGAGGAGAGTTTTGCCCTAGGTCATAGTAGTAGATTTGCTGGCTCTTATCCGTTAGGGCATTTAAATATTTACGATAGATTTTTTCTCCTGGGATCAATTCTGTAAACTCCGGCGGTTGTTTGTAGTCCGTTTCAGGATAGGCTTGTTGAATACTAGCAATCAAGCTGTAGTATTTTAACCACTGCCGCAATACTTTAATTAACTCTTCAAACTTTAGCGCCGTATTGCGATGTTGATGGTTCAGAGCAATAAATTGCACTATTAAGGCGAAGGAACGACTGTTGTTTTTTTCCGGTGGTATCTGAATAATTTGGCTGATTTTATCAAAAATAGTAATGTTTTTATTGACCAAATGAATCAGGATAGGGAGATCATGGATATTCCGAATTTCAATGTTGCGAATCAAGTCAGAGATGCTAACTAAAACGGAATAATCTGACTGCCCAAAAGAGTGAAATCTCCTCAATAAATTGAGCCCTAGGAGGTTGTCGGAGATTTGCTTGAGATTGTCAACGTAATGGTTGAGTGCCTCTTTCCCCTCCGGTGTTTTTGTTTGGGCAATGGCTTCGATGACGGTATATTCTAGTCTTTGCTTAAAGGTTTCAGCATCCTCCGATTCCTTGAGAATTTCAGGTACTTGATCATAGAATTCTTGCTGTTTATAGCCCCGATATCTCAGTTCGGTTTGGTTAATAAACAGAAGTAAATCTTTGACATCAATGGCTAATTCCAAGTATCGGTAACTCTGTTTCAGATTGGCATATTCCCCTAGATCGTTGTCCAGCATATATTGGATTTTGATATAGGTAATAAACTCCCCGTCTAAAAACTGAGGACTGTCGATCGCCTCTGCGGTTTTAGCAAAAATGTAGAGGTCATTGATGTGTTTTTTTCGCTCAATTAAAGCCTCCTCTGGCACCTCTTTTTTACTGTTAATAATGTCTTCAATTAACCCACCTTTGCCCAACACAGGACGATTCCACCAGGGCTTTTCCTTCTCTGATTCCAGCGATGAATTTACGTCTTTGTTTGGTTTGGCCATGGGTGAAGCTCCGGGGGAACCCCCAATGTAACTAAAAAAGGTCGAATGTAGCTAAATCAACACTCTATTAAGCTTGATTGAGCAAAGTGGTTAAACAATTATTGTAGGTACTAAAGCACGATTAAGGCTCAATAACGGTGACCTCATCCGGACGAAAATGGGCCTTAA containing:
- a CDS encoding bifunctional (p)ppGpp synthetase/guanosine-3',5'-bis(diphosphate) 3'-pyrophosphohydrolase, with protein sequence MNAVAALPTPTIHTTCPQDIHDIELPQWLADCLQQWQTELEQGQDEATVPHCLICRAFCFAYDLHAQQRRKSGEPYIAHPVAVAGLLRDLGGDEAMIAAGFLHDVVEDTDISIEQIEALFGEETASLVEGVTKLSKFNFSSTTEHQAENFRRMFLAMAKDIRVIVVKLADRLHNMRTLDALSPEKQRRIARETKDIFAPLANRLGIWRFKWELEDLSFKYLEPDSYRKIQSLVVEKRGDRESRLETVKDMLRFRLRDEGIDHFELQGRPKHLYGIYYKMTSQNKAFEEIYDIAALRIIVESKGECYRALSVVHDVFKPIPGRFKDYIGLPKPNRYQSLHTTVLGLTSRPLEIQIRTEEMHHVAEYGIAAHWKYKESGGSENTTLSSTDEKFTWLRQLLDWQSDLKDAQEYVENLKQNLFDDDVYVFTPKGEVISLARGATPVDFAYRIHTEVGHHMKGARVNGQWLGVDTRLKNGDIVEIVTQKNSHPSLDWLNFVVTPSARHRIRQWFKRSRRDENILRGRELLEKELGKTGLEALLKSEPMQKTAERCNYQTVEDLLAGLGYGEITSNAVVNRLRENNVNNVKNSQPSQEVTLASSPQVHPTTPPATGKDNSPIAGIEGLLYHIAGCCHPLPGEPIMGVVTRGARGISIHRQGCHNLEQMDGDRLIPVRWNPNNNNHQTYPVDIVIEAIDRVGVLKDILSRLSDNHINVRNAEVKTHLGRPAIISLKIDIRDYQQLLGIMAKIKNMSDVMDLRRVISG
- the ahcY gene encoding adenosylhomocysteinase encodes the protein MVATPVKQKYDIKDISLAPQGRQRIEWAAREMPVLKQIRERFAQEKPFAGIRLVACCHVTTETANLAIALHAGGADSLLIASNPLSTQDDVAACLVADYGIPVYAIKGEDNETYHRHVQIALDHRPNIIIDDGSDVVATLVQERQHQLSDIIGTTEETTTGIVRLRAMFKDGVLTFPAMNVNDADTKHFYDNRYGTGQSTLDGIIRATNILLAGKTIVVAGYGWCGKGVAMRAKGMGADVIVTEISPVPAIEAAMDGFRVMPMAEAAKQGDIFITVTGNKHVIRPEHFAVMKDGAIVSNSGHFDIEIDLKSLKEQATEVKEVRNFTEQYILPSGKSIIVIGEGRLVNLAAAEGHPSAVMDMSFANQALACEHLVKNKGQLEPGMHSIPVEVDQEIARLKLQAMGIEIDSLTPEQLEYINSWASGT